The following coding sequences lie in one Nocardioides sambongensis genomic window:
- the infA gene encoding translation initiation factor IF-1 — MAKKEGVIEMEGSVVEALPNAMFRVELSNGHKVLAHISGKMRQHYIRILPEDRVVVELSPYDLSRGRIVYRYK; from the coding sequence ATGGCCAAGAAAGAGGGCGTCATCGAGATGGAGGGCTCCGTTGTGGAGGCCCTTCCCAACGCGATGTTCCGCGTCGAGCTGAGCAACGGGCACAAGGTGCTCGCACACATCAGCGGCAAGATGCGGCAGCACTACATCCGGATCCTCCCCGAGGACCGGGTCGTGGTCGAGCTCTCGCCCTATGACCTGTCCCGCGGACGGATCGTCTACCGCTACAAGTAA
- a CDS encoding LLM class flavin-dependent oxidoreductase, with protein MSVELSVLDLVPVRADQTTSDALAATVSLAQAADRLGYRRYWMAEHHNMPAVAATNPPVLISMVAARTERIRVGSGGVMLPNHAPLVIAEQFALLEAAFPGRIDLGIGRAPGTDPVTSWALRHGAGGVTEDAVAQFPEYVDNVLAMMEPAGVGLALRGRTHELRATPAAASVPTIWLLGSSDYSAKLAAEKGLPYVFAHHFSGSGTAEALELYRANFQPSPEASQPRTFLTLNVAVAETTAQAQRLAVPQMLQMLALRTGQPLVPQPSVEEAEATFAELPLQHRELAEAMRERWVVADPVTARARIEELAASYGVDEVMVNPVAGAVEGTATDAVPSRVRTLELLAE; from the coding sequence ATGTCCGTTGAACTCTCCGTCCTCGACCTGGTGCCGGTCCGCGCCGACCAGACCACCAGCGACGCCCTCGCCGCCACCGTCTCGCTCGCCCAGGCGGCCGACCGCCTCGGCTACCGCCGCTACTGGATGGCCGAGCACCACAACATGCCGGCGGTCGCCGCCACCAACCCGCCGGTGCTGATCTCCATGGTCGCCGCCCGGACCGAGCGGATCCGGGTCGGCTCGGGCGGGGTGATGCTGCCCAACCACGCCCCGCTGGTGATCGCCGAGCAGTTCGCGCTGCTCGAGGCCGCTTTCCCGGGCCGGATCGACCTCGGCATCGGTCGGGCACCGGGCACCGACCCGGTCACCAGCTGGGCGCTGCGCCACGGCGCCGGCGGAGTCACCGAGGACGCCGTCGCCCAGTTCCCCGAGTACGTCGACAACGTGCTCGCGATGATGGAGCCGGCCGGTGTCGGGCTCGCCCTGCGCGGGCGCACCCATGAGCTCCGGGCGACACCGGCTGCCGCCTCGGTGCCCACGATCTGGCTGCTCGGCTCGTCGGACTACTCGGCGAAGCTGGCCGCGGAGAAGGGCCTTCCCTACGTCTTCGCACACCACTTCTCCGGCAGCGGCACGGCCGAGGCGCTCGAGCTCTACCGCGCCAACTTCCAGCCCTCGCCCGAGGCGTCGCAGCCGCGGACGTTCCTGACCCTCAACGTGGCGGTCGCGGAGACCACCGCGCAGGCGCAGCGGCTCGCGGTGCCGCAGATGCTGCAGATGCTCGCCCTGCGCACCGGGCAGCCGCTGGTCCCGCAGCCCTCCGTGGAGGAGGCCGAGGCCACCTTCGCCGAGCTGCCGCTGCAGCACCGGGAGCTCGCCGAGGCGATGCGCGAGCGGTGGGTGGTCGCCGACCCGGTGACCGCCCGCGCCCGGATCGAGGAGCTGGCGGCGTCGTACGGCGTGGACGAGGTGATGGTGAACCCGGTGGCCGGTGCCGTCGAGGGGACCGCCACCGACGCCGTCCCGTCCCGCGTGCGGACCCTGGAGCTGTTGGCCGAGTGA
- a CDS encoding FHA domain-containing protein has translation MDRIQVQWAGVSRTFAGPRVVIGREAGCDVVVSDTRASRHHVALQRESSGWVLVDSSSNGTYVDDRPVTRHPLTGSPLRIHLGGPDGEPVVVTVVTAPPPAPPARPAQPPARPAQPPADRPLAPATPPVAWNPQAVLPPGQLAHGHSVVRPQLVGAGRSLTIGRDRTNDIVLDDPLTSRRHARLDPAAPGRPAVLHDLGSFNGTFVNGRRVSGAAPLADGCEVIIGNQTFRWDGQRLVASATTHEFTLYADGLTQVVADGRRLIENVSFQLQPSSLTAVIGPSGAGKSTLLGALTGLRPASQGRVIWQGHDLYAHYDQLRFQIGLVPQQDIQHPQLKVREGLGYAARLRLPPDTTPTEREARVGFVAQQLQLTERLDNRIGTQLSGGQRKRVSIATELLTAPPLLFLDEPTSGLDPGLDLEVMRQLRGLADDGRVVMVVTHSVLALDLCDNVMVLAPGGRIAYFGPPAGVLGHFGRDNYPEVFDLLDDPDLWRRIPAQQRSMDTGAVRPVQAPPAPPHQSFGRQLATLVARNAAVVRSDRLLLGMLLLLPLVLGALSRLVPGGDGLSLDSTSEVITRPDGTTVTVLQAAEATQRLVVLIVAACLMGTALSIRELVGERAIYRREYAVGLSPGAYFLSKILVLGSAAFVQGLVVTFIATVGLPGADGPLGTLRVALTVAALSFTMAVVGLALSALVTSTEQTMPALVGVIMVQLVLSGALFAIAGRPVLEQVAWLSPSRWAYAAAASAMGLVRGQDDRETEDWIALAGAGHYLMDMVMLGLLCAGAVVAGLLLVRRSATSAD, from the coding sequence GTGGATCGCATCCAGGTGCAATGGGCCGGTGTCTCGCGCACCTTCGCCGGCCCGCGCGTCGTGATCGGCCGCGAGGCCGGGTGCGACGTGGTCGTCTCCGACACGCGGGCCTCCCGGCACCACGTCGCGCTGCAGCGGGAGTCGTCGGGATGGGTCCTGGTGGACTCCTCCAGCAACGGCACCTACGTCGACGACCGACCCGTCACCCGTCACCCGCTCACCGGCTCGCCGCTCCGGATCCACCTCGGTGGACCGGACGGCGAGCCGGTGGTGGTGACGGTGGTGACCGCGCCACCACCCGCGCCGCCCGCACGTCCGGCACAGCCCCCGGCGCGTCCGGCACAGCCTCCGGCGGACCGCCCGCTCGCCCCGGCGACACCGCCGGTCGCCTGGAACCCCCAGGCGGTGCTGCCGCCGGGCCAGCTGGCCCACGGCCACTCCGTGGTGCGCCCGCAGCTGGTCGGCGCGGGGCGGAGCCTGACCATCGGGCGCGACCGCACCAACGACATCGTCCTCGACGACCCGCTGACCAGCCGGCGGCACGCCCGGCTGGACCCGGCGGCACCGGGCCGTCCGGCGGTGCTCCACGACCTGGGCAGCTTCAACGGCACCTTCGTCAACGGCCGGCGGGTCTCCGGCGCCGCACCGCTGGCGGACGGCTGCGAGGTGATCATCGGCAACCAGACCTTCCGCTGGGACGGTCAGCGCCTGGTGGCCTCGGCGACCACTCATGAGTTCACCCTCTACGCGGACGGCCTGACCCAGGTGGTGGCCGACGGCCGACGCCTGATCGAGAACGTCTCCTTCCAGCTCCAGCCGTCCAGCCTCACCGCCGTGATCGGCCCGTCGGGTGCCGGCAAGTCGACCCTGCTCGGCGCCCTCACCGGGCTCAGGCCGGCCAGCCAGGGGCGGGTGATCTGGCAGGGGCACGACCTCTACGCCCACTACGACCAGCTCCGGTTCCAGATCGGTCTGGTGCCGCAGCAGGACATCCAGCACCCGCAGCTCAAGGTGCGGGAAGGACTGGGGTACGCCGCTCGGCTGCGCCTGCCACCCGACACCACCCCCACCGAGCGGGAGGCGAGGGTCGGGTTCGTCGCGCAGCAGCTCCAGCTGACCGAGCGCCTGGACAACCGGATCGGCACCCAGCTCTCCGGCGGGCAGCGCAAGCGGGTCTCGATCGCCACCGAGCTGCTCACCGCCCCGCCGCTGCTCTTCCTCGACGAGCCCACCTCGGGGCTGGACCCGGGCCTCGACCTGGAGGTGATGCGGCAGCTGCGCGGGCTGGCCGACGACGGCCGGGTGGTGATGGTGGTGACGCACTCCGTGCTCGCCCTCGACCTGTGCGACAACGTGATGGTGCTCGCGCCGGGCGGCCGGATCGCCTACTTCGGCCCGCCGGCGGGGGTGCTGGGCCACTTCGGCCGGGACAACTATCCCGAGGTGTTCGACCTGCTCGACGACCCCGACCTCTGGCGTCGGATCCCGGCGCAGCAGCGGAGCATGGACACCGGTGCGGTGCGACCGGTGCAGGCCCCGCCCGCACCACCGCACCAGTCGTTCGGGCGGCAGCTGGCCACGCTGGTGGCCCGGAACGCCGCGGTGGTGCGCAGCGACCGGCTGCTGCTCGGGATGCTGCTCCTGCTGCCGCTGGTGCTCGGCGCGCTGAGCCGCCTGGTGCCCGGCGGCGACGGTCTCTCCCTGGACTCGACCAGCGAGGTGATCACCCGTCCCGACGGCACCACGGTGACGGTGCTGCAGGCCGCGGAGGCCACCCAGCGGCTGGTCGTCCTGATCGTCGCGGCGTGCCTGATGGGCACCGCGCTCTCGATCCGGGAGCTGGTGGGGGAGCGGGCGATCTACCGGCGCGAGTATGCGGTGGGCCTCTCGCCGGGTGCCTACTTCCTCTCCAAGATCCTGGTCCTCGGCTCCGCCGCGTTCGTGCAGGGCCTGGTGGTCACCTTCATCGCGACCGTCGGCCTGCCCGGTGCCGACGGTCCGCTGGGCACCCTGCGGGTGGCGCTCACCGTCGCCGCGCTCTCCTTCACCATGGCGGTGGTGGGCCTGGCCCTCTCCGCTCTGGTGACCAGCACCGAGCAGACCATGCCGGCGCTGGTCGGGGTGATCATGGTGCAGCTGGTGCTCTCCGGAGCACTCTTCGCGATCGCCGGACGCCCGGTCCTGGAGCAGGTCGCCTGGCTCTCCCCGTCCCGGTGGGCCTACGCCGCGGCGGCCTCGGCGATGGGTCTGGTCCGCGGCCAGGACGACCGTGAGACCGAGGACTGGATCGCGCTCGCCGGCGCCGGGCACTACCTGATGGACATGGTGATGCTGGGGCTGCTCTGCGCGGGCGCCGTGGTCGCGGGTCTCCTGCTGGTCCGGCGCAGTGCCACCAGCGCGGACTGA
- a CDS encoding TerC family protein, with translation MDVSTLEWTITIAVTVGVLIFDVIVIARDPHEPSMKECAIALSVYIGAAVLFGLWTLSFHGHDYGIEFYAGWLTEYSLSIDNLFVFIILMSALKVPRKYQQEALMVGIVLALIFRGIFIAVGYTLIENFSFIFYVFGAFLVYTAYTLVKGYRDDEEEHPEDNKVVKFAQRHLNVGTEYRGLKLWWVENGTRVVSPILIVIIALGVTDILFALDSIPAIFGITQEPYLVFTANVFALMGLRQLYFLLGGLLKKLVYLALGLAFILAFIGVKLVLHALHENELPFINGGEHVAVPEISSLLSLGVIIATLVLTAVASLLKTRNDPEYAVVAPDPEDVDDTEGPDWNR, from the coding sequence ATGGACGTCTCCACCCTCGAATGGACGATCACCATCGCCGTCACCGTCGGCGTGCTGATCTTCGATGTCATCGTCATCGCCCGCGACCCGCACGAGCCCTCGATGAAGGAGTGCGCGATCGCGCTCTCGGTCTACATCGGCGCCGCGGTGCTCTTCGGACTCTGGACGCTCTCCTTCCACGGCCACGACTACGGCATCGAGTTCTACGCCGGCTGGCTCACCGAGTACAGCCTCTCGATCGACAACCTGTTCGTCTTCATCATCTTGATGTCGGCGCTGAAGGTGCCCCGCAAGTACCAGCAGGAAGCCCTGATGGTCGGCATCGTGCTGGCGCTGATCTTCCGCGGCATCTTCATCGCGGTCGGCTACACGCTCATCGAGAACTTCAGCTTCATCTTCTACGTCTTCGGCGCCTTCCTCGTCTACACCGCCTACACCCTGGTGAAGGGCTATCGCGACGACGAGGAGGAGCACCCCGAGGACAACAAGGTCGTGAAGTTCGCGCAGCGCCACCTGAACGTGGGCACCGAGTACCGCGGGCTCAAGCTGTGGTGGGTGGAGAACGGCACCCGGGTGGTCTCGCCCATCCTGATCGTGATCATCGCGCTGGGCGTCACCGACATCCTCTTCGCCCTGGACTCGATCCCGGCGATCTTCGGCATCACCCAGGAGCCCTACCTGGTCTTCACCGCGAACGTCTTCGCGCTGATGGGCCTGCGCCAGCTCTACTTCCTGCTCGGCGGGCTGCTGAAGAAGCTGGTCTACCTCGCGCTGGGACTGGCGTTCATCCTCGCCTTCATCGGCGTCAAGCTGGTCCTGCACGCGCTGCACGAGAACGAGCTGCCGTTCATCAACGGCGGCGAGCACGTCGCCGTACCGGAGATCTCCTCGCTGCTCAGCCTGGGCGTGATCATCGCGACCCTGGTGCTGACGGCGGTGGCGAGTCTGCTGAAGACCCGCAACGACCCCGAGTACGCGGTGGTCGCCCCGGACCCCGAGGACGTCGACGACACCGAGGGCCCGGACTGGAACCGCTGA